A genomic window from Sulfurovum riftiae includes:
- the rsmD gene encoding 16S rRNA (guanine(966)-N(2))-methyltransferase RsmD gives MKYQENNRKHKERIKLFTTTIITGEYKGKHIEIPDISTTRSSKSILKESFFNTVQFEIIDKNFVEVFAGSGSVGLEALSRGAAQCYFMEYNKVAFRCLENNIKQTDPSRCHAFYGDSFENFETVYGLVKRQGGKTYFYFDPPFSTRDGMDEIYDKTIALIEKIEPEVCEMVAVEHMTNLTMPNEIGALEKIKKKKFGRSTLSYYRPKA, from the coding sequence ATGAAATATCAAGAAAACAATCGAAAACACAAAGAGCGCATCAAACTCTTTACCACGACCATCATTACCGGAGAGTATAAAGGCAAACACATCGAAATACCCGATATCTCCACCACCAGAAGCTCCAAATCCATTCTGAAAGAGTCCTTCTTCAACACCGTTCAGTTCGAGATCATCGACAAAAACTTCGTTGAGGTATTCGCCGGAAGCGGTTCGGTAGGCCTGGAAGCACTCAGCCGGGGTGCGGCACAATGCTACTTCATGGAGTACAACAAGGTGGCTTTCCGCTGCCTTGAGAACAACATCAAACAGACAGACCCCAGCCGCTGCCATGCTTTTTACGGAGACAGTTTCGAGAATTTCGAAACCGTGTACGGCCTGGTGAAACGCCAGGGAGGCAAAACCTACTTCTACTTCGACCCGCCCTTCTCCACACGTGACGGGATGGATGAGATCTATGACAAGACCATTGCGCTCATCGAGAAGATAGAACCCGAAGTATGTGAGATGGTCGCCGTTGAGCATATGACCAATCTGACCATGCCTAACGAGATCGGTGCACTCGAAAAGATCAAAAAGAAGAAGTTCGGACGCAGTACCCTCTCCTACTATAGACCAAAAGCGTAG
- a CDS encoding rhodanese-like domain-containing protein, with the protein MDHNEQMQRYYERCDMDLIKGKLKVLLEQAQKEIEEVDIEQIDLEKMVLIDVRESDEFASGVIPAKTVFTIPRGKLEFAVDDKLVDMSDHLIVCYCLKGARGLMAAMTLKNLGFKHVVNLKGGIENWVQSGKSIKNYLGYFTLGSK; encoded by the coding sequence ATGGACCATAATGAACAGATGCAACGCTATTATGAGCGCTGCGATATGGACCTTATCAAAGGGAAGCTCAAAGTTCTGCTGGAGCAGGCCCAGAAAGAGATAGAAGAGGTTGATATAGAGCAGATAGACCTTGAAAAGATGGTGCTCATCGATGTCCGCGAGAGCGATGAATTCGCTTCGGGTGTCATTCCGGCGAAAACCGTCTTCACCATTCCCCGCGGCAAACTGGAATTTGCCGTAGATGACAAGCTCGTGGACATGAGCGACCACCTCATTGTCTGCTACTGCCTCAAAGGTGCCAGAGGGCTCATGGCAGCCATGACACTGAAAAACCTCGGCTTCAAGCATGTCGTCAACCTGAAAGGCGGCATAGAGAACTGGGTACAGAGCGGCAAAAGTATCAAGAACTATCTTGGCTATTTTACGCTGGGATCCAAATAA
- a CDS encoding NYN domain-containing protein, whose protein sequence is MTKKEDHIALFIDCDNISHRSIEGIINELSKYGVVNIRQAYGNWTKNNLKNWEDKLLEFAIKPIQQFDYSKNKNATDILMTIDAIDLLHTKDIDAFAFATSDSDFTPVVMRVQAEGIKVFGFGEKKTPKPFMAACSQFIFTEKLMATTASVATAEDTPDMEVSKEPVRKSGKEMKQDSWLVNVLRNAVEQTMDEYGWANLSEVGSYINKATSFSPINYGYKKLSNLIKEIDLFDIAYDDVSKQISIRDKRWKQ, encoded by the coding sequence ATGACAAAAAAAGAAGACCATATAGCCCTTTTCATCGACTGTGACAACATTTCGCACAGATCGATCGAAGGGATCATCAACGAATTGAGCAAATACGGCGTAGTGAACATACGCCAGGCCTACGGCAACTGGACCAAGAATAACCTGAAGAACTGGGAGGACAAACTCCTCGAGTTCGCCATCAAGCCCATACAGCAGTTCGACTACTCCAAGAACAAGAACGCTACGGACATCCTGATGACCATCGATGCCATCGACCTGCTGCATACCAAAGATATCGATGCTTTCGCTTTCGCTACGAGCGACTCCGACTTCACACCGGTGGTTATGCGTGTGCAGGCGGAAGGCATCAAGGTCTTCGGATTCGGTGAAAAGAAAACCCCAAAACCGTTCATGGCAGCCTGTTCACAGTTCATCTTTACGGAGAAACTGATGGCAACGACAGCAAGTGTCGCTACAGCAGAAGACACACCCGACATGGAAGTGAGCAAAGAACCTGTACGCAAAAGCGGCAAAGAGATGAAACAGGACAGCTGGCTGGTCAATGTACTGCGCAATGCCGTCGAGCAGACCATGGATGAGTACGGATGGGCGAACCTGTCGGAAGTGGGCAGCTACATCAACAAAGCCACCTCATTCTCTCCCATCAATTACGGCTACAAGAAGCTGAGCAATCTCATCAAGGAGATCGACCTCTTCGACATCGCCTATGATGATGTCAGCAAACAGATAAGCATCAGAGACAAGCGCTGGAAACAGTAG
- a CDS encoding nucleoside deaminase yields the protein MTDFMQEAFTEAQKGISAGDGGPFGAVIVKEGKIISRGHNEVVKSNDPTAHAEMIAIRNASEKLRSFNLEGCILYVTGEPCPMCFSAIHWAHIDEVYYCNTKEDAAKIGFDDAFITEIIEGKRKDPVSFVHLPDESCKQLFLQWYEDPDKVPY from the coding sequence ATGACCGATTTCATGCAGGAGGCGTTTACCGAAGCACAGAAAGGGATCTCTGCCGGTGACGGAGGTCCTTTTGGCGCTGTCATCGTCAAAGAGGGAAAGATCATCTCACGCGGACACAATGAAGTGGTCAAGAGTAACGATCCCACGGCGCATGCCGAAATGATCGCCATACGTAACGCTTCTGAAAAACTCCGGAGTTTCAATCTTGAAGGGTGCATACTCTATGTCACAGGAGAACCCTGCCCCATGTGTTTCTCTGCCATCCACTGGGCGCATATCGATGAGGTCTACTACTGCAACACCAAAGAGGATGCGGCCAAGATAGGCTTCGATGATGCATTCATCACCGAGATCATCGAGGGGAAGAGGAAAGACCCTGTCTCTTTTGTCCATCTTCCGGATGAGAGCTGCAAACAACTGTTCCTGCAGTGGTATGAAGATCCTGACAAAGTACCCTACTGA
- a CDS encoding ATP-dependent helicase, whose amino-acid sequence MPLSTLNAEQLSAATAPLGQNLIIASAGTGKTSTIVGRIAHLLQNGMDPSKILLLTFTNKAAGEMIARLERYFPKKIVSKIESGTFHAVSYRWLKELHPNLALKQPSELKTLFRSIYEKRNFERMNLPLAPFSATYLYEMYSLYQNASLEGFDEWFLEKYPEHDVIMDAYMDIVQEFEKEKIDYGFASFNDLLLRIKTYLESNTIHFEEVLVDEYQDTNTLQGALIDTLRPRSLFCVGDYDQSIYAFNGANIENIATFSTRYPEANVFTLKTNYRSTAPILSLANRVIERNERIYPKKLEVGRHGKTHPPRLLMYNDLFEQYQSIAQSIKHTHVPNDNIAVIFRNNSSADGIEASLREVGIPCKRKGGTSFFDAKEIKFLLDLLSLLVNPKDMMAFIHIFEYASGVGSALSKEFFQCFLHFGNGNFMQGVLYPVNSELPNLKPNKNVQLGLFDDDHEIGSATRFKHLDLPGNVYGHPLLKHPRIIQDGVKFFNDFYTLMNDIRAERDPAKILRTATSSKLYSGIIDMLSTQRGRLKSGEVDEEKKKLARERILRKAGLLLDLSRQYKELGRFVNAMVLGGGELSEGEGVNLLTVHASKGLEFPEVYVVDLVDGRFPNRKMMSSIEEERRLFYVAVTRAKDKLYLSLAKYDKVKKIDYKPSQFLHEAGLVKGEFVEPEPKKARKKKTAETDQ is encoded by the coding sequence TTGCCGCTCAGTACGCTCAATGCCGAGCAGCTCTCTGCTGCGACCGCACCTCTGGGACAAAATCTCATCATCGCCTCTGCAGGAACGGGGAAGACCTCTACCATCGTAGGGCGTATCGCCCATCTGCTGCAGAACGGTATGGACCCTTCAAAGATACTGCTGCTGACCTTCACCAACAAGGCCGCAGGAGAGATGATCGCCCGTCTTGAGCGTTATTTCCCAAAGAAGATCGTCTCGAAGATCGAGTCAGGCACCTTTCATGCCGTCTCCTACCGATGGCTCAAAGAACTGCACCCCAATCTTGCACTCAAGCAGCCTTCGGAGTTGAAGACACTTTTCCGGAGTATTTACGAAAAGCGTAACTTTGAACGTATGAACCTGCCGCTGGCCCCTTTTTCTGCCACCTATCTCTACGAGATGTACTCACTCTACCAGAATGCTTCCCTCGAGGGTTTCGATGAGTGGTTCCTTGAGAAGTACCCCGAGCATGATGTGATCATGGATGCCTATATGGACATCGTACAGGAATTCGAGAAGGAGAAGATCGACTACGGGTTCGCTTCGTTCAACGACCTTCTTTTGCGTATCAAGACATATCTGGAGAGCAATACGATCCATTTTGAAGAGGTACTTGTCGATGAATACCAGGATACCAACACACTGCAGGGTGCGCTCATCGATACACTCAGGCCGCGCTCGCTGTTCTGTGTGGGGGATTATGACCAGAGCATCTATGCCTTTAACGGTGCGAACATCGAGAATATCGCGACTTTCTCCACACGCTACCCGGAGGCGAACGTCTTTACCCTCAAGACGAACTACCGCTCTACTGCACCCATTCTCTCCCTTGCCAACCGGGTCATAGAACGCAACGAGCGTATCTACCCCAAGAAACTCGAAGTGGGGAGGCACGGGAAGACGCACCCGCCAAGACTGCTGATGTACAACGACCTTTTCGAACAGTACCAGTCCATTGCGCAGAGCATAAAGCATACCCACGTTCCCAATGACAACATTGCCGTGATCTTCCGGAACAACTCTTCGGCCGACGGCATAGAGGCCAGTTTGCGGGAAGTGGGGATCCCCTGCAAGCGTAAAGGCGGTACCAGTTTCTTCGATGCCAAGGAGATCAAATTCCTGCTCGACCTGCTTTCGCTGCTGGTCAATCCCAAAGATATGATGGCCTTTATCCACATCTTCGAATATGCTTCCGGAGTAGGATCGGCGCTCTCCAAAGAGTTCTTCCAGTGTTTCCTCCATTTTGGGAACGGCAACTTCATGCAGGGGGTACTTTACCCGGTCAACTCTGAACTGCCCAACCTCAAACCCAACAAGAATGTTCAGTTGGGGCTTTTCGATGATGACCATGAGATCGGCTCGGCCACACGCTTCAAACACCTGGACCTTCCCGGGAATGTCTATGGCCATCCGCTGCTCAAACATCCCCGGATCATACAGGACGGTGTAAAGTTCTTCAACGACTTCTACACACTGATGAACGATATACGCGCCGAACGTGATCCTGCAAAAATACTCAGGACCGCCACCTCTTCCAAACTCTACAGCGGTATCATTGATATGCTCTCTACCCAGAGAGGAAGGCTGAAGAGCGGAGAGGTGGATGAAGAGAAGAAGAAACTTGCCAGAGAACGCATATTGCGTAAAGCAGGCTTGCTGCTGGACCTTTCACGACAGTACAAAGAACTGGGACGATTTGTCAATGCCATGGTGCTCGGGGGAGGCGAACTGAGTGAAGGTGAGGGAGTCAACCTGCTGACGGTCCATGCCAGCAAAGGGCTGGAGTTCCCGGAAGTCTATGTAGTCGATCTGGTAGACGGCCGTTTTCCCAACCGAAAGATGATGAGTTCCATTGAGGAGGAACGCAGGCTCTTCTATGTCGCTGTGACACGTGCAAAAGACAAACTCTACCTCTCTTTGGCGAAATATGATAAAGTCAAAAAAATAGACTACAAACCCTCACAGTTTTTACATGAAGCCGGACTAGTCAAAGGAGAATTCGTCGAGCCGGAGCCCAAGAAGGCCCGTAAAAAGAAAACAGCTGAAACAGATCAGTAG
- the murA gene encoding UDP-N-acetylglucosamine 1-carboxyvinyltransferase, protein MQYLEIKGGKKLSGSVTISGAKNAALPIIAATILSDKEVTLTNLPDVVDIRTLLKLLTMLGGTVEHEGTVAKINNGSINSHKAVYEIVSQMRASILVLGPLLTRFGECEVSLPGGCAIGQRPIDLHLKALEAMGAKITIESGYVHAVAPSGLHGAKIIFDTITVGGTENVVMAAAMAKGTTTIINAAKEPEIVQLCEMIADAGVKVEGIGTNELTIEGTDGVPLEFKTVEIIPDRIEAGTYLCAGAITRSEITLKKVNAEHIRASIDKLESMGFTFDINGDSITIHPAEVIKPVNLITIEYPGFPTDMQAQFMAVAALAEGESLIEERLFENRFMHVSELNRLGADIWLKGSIAAVKGVEQLHGADVMATDLRASSALVLAGLVADGTTNVRRIYHLDRGYDNLEGKLSALGADIVRKKSEN, encoded by the coding sequence GTGCAGTATTTAGAGATAAAAGGCGGGAAAAAACTTAGCGGAAGCGTGACGATCAGTGGGGCGAAAAATGCGGCACTGCCTATTATTGCTGCAACGATCTTGAGTGACAAAGAGGTTACCCTCACCAACCTGCCCGACGTGGTGGATATCCGCACACTACTCAAACTTCTTACCATGCTTGGCGGTACGGTAGAACATGAAGGCACTGTTGCAAAGATCAATAACGGCTCCATAAATTCACATAAGGCGGTCTATGAGATCGTCTCCCAAATGAGGGCTTCCATTCTGGTACTAGGCCCCCTGCTGACAAGGTTCGGTGAGTGCGAGGTCTCCCTGCCCGGAGGATGTGCCATCGGACAGCGTCCCATCGACCTGCACCTTAAAGCGCTTGAAGCCATGGGCGCGAAGATCACCATCGAAAGCGGTTATGTCCATGCTGTTGCACCCAGCGGGCTGCATGGTGCAAAGATCATTTTTGATACGATCACCGTGGGCGGTACGGAGAATGTGGTCATGGCTGCTGCCATGGCGAAAGGGACCACGACCATTATCAATGCGGCCAAAGAGCCGGAGATCGTGCAGCTGTGTGAAATGATCGCGGATGCAGGCGTTAAGGTAGAAGGCATCGGAACGAACGAACTCACCATTGAAGGGACTGATGGTGTTCCGCTTGAATTCAAGACCGTTGAGATCATCCCCGACCGTATCGAAGCGGGTACCTACCTTTGTGCCGGGGCGATCACAAGGTCGGAGATCACGCTGAAGAAAGTCAACGCGGAGCATATACGTGCATCCATCGACAAACTTGAAAGTATGGGGTTCACCTTTGACATCAATGGGGACAGCATCACTATTCATCCTGCAGAGGTAATCAAGCCTGTCAATCTCATCACCATAGAGTATCCGGGCTTTCCTACGGACATGCAGGCGCAGTTCATGGCCGTAGCAGCACTGGCTGAAGGCGAAAGCCTCATCGAGGAGCGTCTTTTTGAGAACCGGTTCATGCATGTCAGCGAACTGAACCGTCTGGGAGCCGATATCTGGCTTAAAGGAAGCATTGCTGCTGTCAAAGGCGTCGAACAGCTGCATGGTGCCGATGTCATGGCAACGGACCTTCGTGCTTCCTCCGCCCTTGTGCTTGCCGGACTTGTTGCCGACGGTACGACCAATGTACGCCGTATCTACCATCTTGACCGTGGGTACGACAACCTCGAAGGCAAACTCTCTGCACTGGGTGCGGACATTGTCAGAAAAAAGTCAGAGAATTAA
- a CDS encoding CYTH domain-containing protein has protein sequence MAEEIERKFLVDRQKLPSLENPHIIRQGYIPGTRTATVRIRTSNDKAYLTLKGKATGLTRSEFEYPVPMRDALLMLDEFCEGRVIEKKRYLVPYEGHTWEIDIFEGENEGLIVAEIELSDENEAFAKPEWVTREVSSDPKYRNSNLIMHPYTRWEKQYYSGE, from the coding sequence ATGGCAGAGGAGATAGAGCGTAAATTCCTGGTAGATCGCCAAAAGCTCCCTTCCCTTGAAAATCCCCATATCATCAGACAGGGCTACATCCCCGGTACGCGAACAGCGACGGTACGCATACGTACCAGTAACGATAAAGCCTACCTGACACTCAAAGGCAAAGCAACGGGGCTGACACGCTCGGAGTTCGAATACCCTGTTCCTATGAGAGACGCCCTGCTGATGCTCGACGAGTTCTGTGAAGGAAGGGTCATTGAAAAAAAACGTTATCTTGTCCCTTATGAGGGACACACATGGGAGATCGACATCTTTGAAGGGGAGAATGAAGGGCTGATCGTGGCAGAGATAGAGTTGTCAGATGAGAATGAAGCCTTTGCAAAACCAGAGTGGGTCACCCGCGAGGTCTCTTCCGATCCGAAATACCGCAATTCAAACCTCATTATGCACCCCTACACCCGCTGGGAAAAACAGTATTACTCGGGGGAGTAA
- a CDS encoding bifunctional diguanylate cyclase/phosphodiesterase, producing MKTLNTFYTNKSTLRKFLKSHQVEDNPRLLVQIFTSFTQKEAIEKMVEKITSLLPQASIIGTTTDGAICEGKVTMETHVIALTQFEHTDLEMAFVEGEGISSYNIGQKMASELRDLRGKLLITFSDGLFTNGEDYLNGIHSINDRVVVAGGMAADSARFKNTFVFDKEHVTSNGAVGVLLVNENLSVYRDYSFNWLPIGKEMTITKVENNRIYTIDDMTAYKVYEKYLGEEVAKQLPAVGVEFPLIIQKEGEMLARAILSTHDDGSLSFAGDFKEGDIVTFGYGDVEMILNQSIKTEQKIVNHPVESIFIYSCMARRRFMPDLIENEIAPFQNIANVTGFFTYGEFYSFSDKPELLNQTMTIVGISESAEIHLKPVLRKPAKLNEYQKSIKALAHLLNVITLEATEDLKELEEKTRIIAAQQDTLDRIQDIGHFGSWEVDLKTNKSVWSKQSYRIYKLDPETTQPTLDTFLDRVIDEDKEIAYKGMGELQNGHIKSITLRVRRSDGEIITLLINAKMVFENGEPSKIVGTTLDITEQVRLKQQNRELADMIDKSSSEILIVELKTYRILYANYAALQKLGYTQDELYSLTILDINRAVSLEEFRGFKKRVQQIGSVLNRTVYTKKDGTKYPVQTYAEFGKYHNKEVAIIFNIDITHLIEIEKKQIQQARILEQIHDAVISTDLKGKIIHWNHGATEMLGYTSHEMIGKTMDVLYTTDDLKKAQWIKRQTLLSGSFQDQIQNITKSGNLIYTDVSASLLKDDNYKIIGITYYAQDITQKKEIEQRLLEQTERLNFQAHHDPLTRLPNRMLFNDRLHQSIAYAHRHHEKFAVFFIDLDNFKQINDTLGHHYGDEILKIVAQRLFECIREGDTLARLGGDEFTIIAQDLNSPESAANIAQKIIDAVKKKIVIDEHTLHVTVSIGISLYPKDSTHENNLLKYADSAMYQAKSNGRNNYQFYSTEMTNLALEKAAMELELHRAIEEKQLLVYYQPQIDARSESVVGVEALVRWKHPSRGMVMPNSFIRLAEDTGLIKEVDNYVMRQAMTDMAEWYANGMNPGKLSLNLSLNQLMKKNFFSILEETLAETGFDVEWLVFEITESQMMLNPNKSIEKLNRLNRMGIEISIDDFGTGYSSLAYLKRLPVDKLKIDKSFIYDLPDNEEDRAITDAVIALATSLKLEIIAEGVEHEAQVEYLLSKGCHIIQGFHYSKAITADALVEFIGR from the coding sequence ATGAAAACACTTAATACCTTTTATACCAATAAAAGTACATTGAGGAAATTTCTCAAGAGCCATCAGGTAGAGGACAATCCCAGACTGCTGGTACAGATATTTACCTCGTTCACCCAAAAAGAAGCCATTGAAAAAATGGTCGAGAAGATCACCTCTCTTCTTCCGCAGGCTTCTATCATCGGTACTACCACGGATGGAGCGATCTGTGAAGGCAAAGTGACCATGGAAACACATGTGATCGCCTTGACACAGTTTGAACATACTGACCTGGAGATGGCTTTCGTTGAGGGGGAGGGGATATCCAGTTACAATATAGGCCAGAAGATGGCCAGTGAACTGCGTGATCTCCGTGGAAAACTCCTTATTACGTTCTCCGATGGTCTCTTTACCAATGGCGAGGACTATCTTAATGGGATACACAGTATCAATGACAGGGTTGTCGTGGCAGGCGGTATGGCGGCGGACAGTGCACGGTTCAAAAACACCTTTGTCTTCGACAAGGAGCATGTTACGTCCAATGGTGCGGTCGGGGTACTTCTTGTAAATGAGAACCTTTCCGTCTACAGGGACTACAGTTTCAACTGGCTTCCCATCGGTAAAGAGATGACCATCACGAAAGTGGAAAATAACAGGATCTACACCATCGATGATATGACTGCCTATAAGGTTTATGAGAAATATCTCGGCGAAGAGGTCGCAAAACAACTTCCTGCGGTAGGTGTGGAGTTTCCTCTGATCATACAGAAAGAGGGTGAGATGCTGGCGCGTGCCATTCTATCAACCCATGATGACGGTTCACTCTCTTTTGCCGGGGATTTCAAGGAAGGGGATATTGTTACTTTCGGTTACGGTGATGTCGAGATGATATTGAACCAGTCGATCAAAACGGAACAGAAGATCGTCAACCATCCTGTCGAATCCATTTTCATCTACTCCTGTATGGCAAGGCGCCGTTTCATGCCCGACCTGATCGAGAATGAGATCGCACCCTTTCAGAACATTGCCAATGTAACAGGTTTTTTCACCTATGGGGAGTTTTATTCATTTTCCGATAAACCCGAACTGCTCAACCAGACGATGACCATAGTGGGGATCAGCGAATCAGCGGAAATACATCTCAAGCCTGTACTGAGAAAGCCGGCAAAGTTGAACGAATACCAGAAGTCCATCAAGGCACTGGCACACCTTCTCAACGTTATCACTCTTGAAGCAACCGAGGACCTCAAGGAGCTTGAGGAAAAGACCCGCATTATCGCAGCCCAGCAGGATACCCTGGACCGCATTCAGGATATCGGGCACTTCGGCAGCTGGGAAGTGGACCTGAAAACGAACAAATCTGTCTGGTCCAAACAGAGTTACCGTATCTATAAACTCGACCCTGAGACAACACAGCCGACACTCGATACCTTTCTGGACAGGGTCATCGATGAAGACAAAGAGATCGCCTACAAGGGGATGGGAGAACTGCAGAACGGGCATATAAAAAGTATCACCCTGCGTGTCAGGCGTTCCGACGGTGAGATCATCACGCTGCTGATCAATGCAAAAATGGTCTTCGAGAACGGTGAACCTTCCAAGATCGTGGGAACGACACTGGATATTACGGAACAGGTCAGGCTCAAACAGCAGAACAGGGAACTGGCCGATATGATAGACAAGTCCTCCAGTGAGATACTGATCGTGGAACTGAAGACCTACCGTATACTCTATGCGAACTACGCTGCACTGCAGAAACTAGGTTATACACAGGATGAACTCTATTCGCTTACCATACTCGATATCAACAGGGCTGTCTCTCTCGAGGAGTTCAGAGGATTCAAGAAAAGGGTCCAGCAGATAGGATCGGTGCTGAACCGGACGGTCTATACGAAAAAAGATGGTACGAAATATCCGGTGCAGACCTATGCTGAATTCGGGAAATACCACAACAAAGAAGTGGCGATCATCTTCAATATCGATATTACCCACCTCATAGAGATAGAGAAAAAACAGATACAGCAGGCACGGATACTCGAGCAGATCCATGATGCGGTGATCTCTACGGACCTGAAGGGGAAGATCATCCACTGGAACCACGGTGCAACGGAAATGCTCGGCTATACTTCCCATGAGATGATCGGGAAGACCATGGATGTACTCTATACGACCGATGACCTGAAAAAAGCACAGTGGATCAAGCGACAGACCCTGCTTTCAGGATCATTCCAGGACCAGATACAGAATATCACCAAGTCCGGCAACCTGATCTACACGGATGTATCGGCTTCACTCCTCAAAGATGACAATTACAAGATCATAGGTATCACCTATTATGCGCAGGATATTACACAGAAGAAAGAGATAGAACAAAGGCTTCTCGAACAGACCGAGAGACTGAATTTCCAGGCGCATCACGATCCCTTGACGCGGCTGCCAAACAGAATGCTCTTCAATGACAGGCTTCATCAGTCCATTGCCTATGCACACAGGCATCATGAGAAGTTCGCCGTTTTCTTCATCGATCTCGACAATTTCAAGCAGATCAACGATACGCTGGGGCACCACTACGGAGATGAGATACTCAAGATCGTGGCACAGAGGCTTTTTGAATGTATCAGAGAAGGCGATACCCTTGCCCGGCTTGGAGGAGATGAGTTCACCATCATCGCCCAGGACCTCAATTCTCCGGAATCCGCAGCCAATATTGCACAGAAGATCATTGATGCGGTAAAGAAGAAGATCGTGATAGATGAGCATACACTGCATGTGACGGTCAGTATAGGTATCAGCCTCTATCCGAAAGACTCCACACATGAGAACAACCTGTTGAAGTATGCTGACAGTGCGATGTATCAGGCCAAAAGCAACGGCAGGAACAATTACCAGTTCTATTCGACCGAAATGACGAATCTGGCGCTGGAGAAGGCGGCAATGGAGCTGGAACTGCACAGAGCCATAGAAGAGAAGCAGCTGCTGGTCTATTATCAGCCGCAGATCGATGCAAGAAGTGAGAGTGTGGTAGGGGTCGAGGCCCTTGTACGATGGAAGCATCCGAGCAGAGGGATGGTCATGCCCAACAGCTTCATCAGGCTGGCCGAGGATACGGGCCTTATCAAAGAGGTGGACAACTATGTCATGCGGCAGGCGATGACCGATATGGCCGAATGGTATGCGAACGGGATGAATCCAGGCAAGCTTTCTTTGAATCTCTCATTGAACCAGCTGATGAAAAAGAATTTCTTTTCGATACTTGAAGAGACACTGGCAGAGACAGGATTCGATGTCGAATGGCTTGTCTTTGAGATCACGGAGAGCCAGATGATGCTCAACCCGAACAAGTCAATAGAAAAACTCAACCGGCTCAATAGAATGGGTATAGAGATCTCCATCGACGATTTCGGTACAGGTTACTCTTCGTTGGCCTATCTGAAACGTCTCCCTGTCGACAAACTGAAGATCGACAAATCGTTCATTTATGATCTTCCGGACAATGAAGAGGACCGTGCCATCACTGATGCCGTGATCGCTTTGGCAACGAGTTTGAAGCTTGAGATCATAGCCGAAGGGGTGGAGCATGAGGCACAGGTCGAGTACCTGCTCTCAAAAGGGTGCCACATTATACAGGGCTTTCACTATTCAAAAGCGATCACGGCAGATGCCCTGGTAGAATTTATCGGCAGGTGA